DNA from Ananas comosus cultivar F153 linkage group 12, ASM154086v1, whole genome shotgun sequence:
AAAAGTTTtcattttactatctaacctcATAGTAGTTTATTTTGATTACAGAAAATTCCTTCAGGTTCagtagaaatttaaaaaatttctgtTTAAAAAGTTGCAGAATATTTCATGAGGTTACagaatattttgtcaaaatgttgaaaaatattattatgttcTGACTAAGAGATggttaaatcaaaaaaattgaatggtTATGTAGTAAATCACAATTTATAAATTGCAGTGTTCCATTTCTGCGTTGTAGTTCAAGTAACTTTTATACCTTGTTCCTAAAAAGAATAATACTGCTGATCTATAAATAGGGATGTCAACAGGTTGGATTCGGGGCAAGTTTTCAAAAATGCGAACTTGAAGCCGAACCCAACAATCGAACCCAAAACCCGAGCCCGAATCTGAACCCGACGGGTTttgaaaatccatatccgaaacgTGAACCCAACGAAAAACATGAGCcccgaacccgaaccctaaACAATCAATTCTCTctaccatatttcaaaacatatgtattaaaatctaaattttcaatcaaattcaaatataacatcgaacagtcatatatactatataatgcAACATCTATTCGGTTCGGGTCTCGTACAcacaaaatccatacccgagCCCGAGTATgttggatttttgttttttataaccGTCTTTGAAACGATAATCATTTAGCATCAGATAAAATCTGCTCCgttcggatttgggtttggataaAATTCCGGGTATCCCTACCCATTCATCCCTATCTATAAATGAGtagaattttgcattttaaacttatctctaacAATTTATCCGTACATTCTAAAGCTAATCTTTCTTTAGAGTTATTTTGAGCATTTAAAATGATTTGAATTGGTTTTAAGACCCCTAGTTTTGGATCTGCACCAACTCAAACTGGTTGgtctcagattctgccaaaacTGCAAACAGTGCCTTACTGCATGATCTATCATTTTCTCTGTACGTACATGAGTATGGAGCCTGAGATAAAACCTGCAATATTGTATGAGTCTGTAAGAAATAATTCTTAGGTGTATATGGTTAATTGGATCGCCTGAATTTGTATATTAGTCGATATCATTTGGCTTATTATAATTCATTATTCAGATTACTTGTGCATGCCATCTTCCCATCTAATTTCCTGCTTGAAAAGCTGTTTGCCCTGTGAAGAATCagttttttccccctcttcaAGAACAAATCTATCTACCGAGATTCCTCATGTGTCATGAGTGGTTCTCCTGAATTCTATTgttgatttgaaaattgaaagtaGATAGAACCATGTATATTCTTTTGATGTGCTCGTTTTTTTTGAGTCTCAGTGCAATTCTATGAACTGGAAATAGGTAAATATGTTTGGAGATCCCTCAATTATAGGCCATTTTAAGATAGGCCCCTGAGCATCACCTCAactttcatttgtttttttgtgaATTTAGGATTCATTTAAATCGATAGCTTCATTAGCTATTGGTTCTCAACTACTAATGGAATCCACTACCTTTAGCTTAAAAGCAATCAGAGCCATTAATGTAACCTGCATTTCAACGCGCCGAAATTACTGTTAGTTAAAACGAATGAAAGTTGATGTGGGcgtcaaaataaaataaaaagaaaagagaagttcgagtgtttatttcaaaatgcccTCGTGAGGGTACCCCCATACTTTTTACGTTGTAGCCATTTGACAGAATTGTATTGCTGCCGAGaacttttcttttacatttgaaaatCTTTGCTCCTACTGTTCAGTAACCTTATTCTGTTTAAATTTCTGCAGGTCTTTGACGCGCGAGTGGGCCAAGTCATGTAAAGAAGCTGGTCGGATGTGCTTCCATGATAGTCGTCGACATTCCTCGTCGACGAAAAACTTACGTCTCTCTGTGTATACATTttctggaatatatatatatatatgtatcaactCATTGCTTATGATGATATCTTTGTGATACTTTGCCAACATTGTTCTGTATTTACTATTTACTATTTTCATCAGACGGATCAATTCCTGCAACATGTGTCGGAGATACGGGGGTAACCTAAGTAATCGAGGATTTCCGCCATATTAACTCATTGTTATTATCTTAAAAGTAGGTGATTAGTTAGTTTGgcttttacatttttttagtTTCATGTAAGTAAATTCCAAGCACTTACATGGAAGTTTCTCGAGATTTTGTGGTCTTTCAGTTCTTGAATTGTCAGATTTTGTTCGAAAGTAGAGAGAGATGCTCGGATTTGTTCAAAAAACaagtctttctctctctctttttctctcttatgTATGCTCGTGCTCGGGTATAATTTGTTGGTACCGGTAGGTCACGAGTTTTGATTTCAATATCCAAAGAATTGGGTCATGGTTTGGTTATGCTGCAGTCTGGGTTTTCATTTGTTCAGAGCCCTGGTTTGATTTTCATCTCACTTGATTCAGGATTTCCTAATGGTTGGATTGGAGTTTCGAGTATTTCCTTTTACAACTCTGAAGTTGTCCTTGATGGGTAATAATTTCTGGCGAGTTCCCGAACTGAGCAAAAACCCGAGCAAAAGAATTCGTAAAAGCACCAAGTTTTTACTTCTACAAGCGCGCCATATGCTTTGATGTATTTTGATTTCACCGCActgatttataaaattatatttgactaTCCtatgattttagttttattttaatgtgAGAGCCTGCTGTTAAATAGAATAGCAAAGTGGGTTTTGACCATGATGCAAGTACAAATTTTTGAATCGCAGGACGGCAaagtaaaaaattcactaaaGCACGAGTTGCCCATACTTTTAGCTCAGCATCCGCTTATATTTTGGGTCATCTTCCTGTATTACAATACATACAATAAAAAACGTGGCGAAATAACTATTACTCtgtaaaagcttaagctattagagaatcaaatttttaatcattaTATTCAACTAAAAATTAGGAAGAACTAAATAAGGTTACAAGACTAAAAGCGCTCGATTggaatagaaaacaaatttcgGTGCGCCGAGTGCAACAAAATAATACTTATGGCTAATGGCTTAAGTTGGACATGGATCTAGTTCAGGAAAAACTTAATACAAGAAGAAACCGAAGACCGCGAACCAACCATTTGGATCTGCGCTAACTCATCAATCCCAGCACCAACCCGATATTGCGACTTTTAGTCCTTGAACTTCTCCTTTAAACACTTCAACCCCTGAAATTTCTTATATATCAGAATATCACATATAGTACCGCCATAAAAATCAGTCAACACGAGTTTTTCCTATAAAATGACATTTCAACCCTTTCTCAAAGTACATTAAACCAAGAAATTCCTTCCAGAGTAAATAGATCATTGTGcggcaaaaactcaaaatttctttttctttttcttttttttctgttcgGAGGTCAGAGATACAATTGAAATATATGAGAATATTCTGGGATTAATGAATTCAAGCAAAAAGCTTACGGACTAGGTCAGAATAGCGAGATGCCACAGGGACTATCCATTCATTTTACCGACACACAATTGTTGCAGAAGGTACCAGGCTCAACCTTCATGGTCATGGAGGATACTGAGATTCGAGCCTTCTTAGTATCGTATTTGTGACCCTCCAATTGAATCCCCTATACTGAAGCCATCTTATCATTCTAGCTCTCTGATTTTCCGGCGGTGAGCTTCGACCTCGCAGCCACTGTTTTGAGGCCTGAAGGAAAAGGCGATCCATTGAAAGTTGCAACATCCCATGTTCAGTATGCTCGTTGCtgctcttattattattacgaTCAATCTCCTCCTCAAATACCTTTTTTGTCGCCTTATCTGCTTCTTCCGCAGTCACACCCTTCTGAAGAAGTGCCTGATTAGAGACAGATTAATGGTTTCAGTTAGCTGCCAATGTTGCAGCAAATGACTTGTATACCGAAACAGAATGTTTTGATTGAAACAGTTCATGGAAAACATAAGGCTATTCTGCGAAGCAgaccggatttttttttttttttcttttttaatgatGGTCAGTACATTTTTTCAGTTTTGCATCTTTGAGCCGAAATATCTCTTCATGACCAAAATGTTCATGGCTGAGATTACTAGTGCAAGTCCTTTAAAAGAGATTTCAAACCGAAGTGATTGTAAACTTGACAAAATGATGGGTTGCTTTTGCACAggaaaattcatttttttcataCACAGAAAAACAAATTAGAGATACTTGTATAAAAGGAAAGGAGAGGGACATAGTGCGGACTTGTTTAATTCGCCTTGGACCCCAAGTTGAAGAGAGCCATCTAGATTGCGAAAATGACTCCGCATATAAGCCATCATTTAACAAACCCCTTCAAggattaaaaaaagtaaaaaaagccATATCATTAAGGGGAAGTAATAAATATGCGCAAAAGCTACAGCCGATAACAATTGTAGAAGGTAACCACTAAACTTGTTTAGTGCAAATAAAGAATATTAATACATGGTGCAAATTAGTCTACTCAAGCCTAAAACCTAGTGGACCATGAAGTTGGGCTGAAGCAGGtttggagaaagaaaaaagattaagtAAGAATCCCGATTTTCTTCACATAATTTACTCGAGCGTTTAATTATATGTGAAACAGGATAAGCAAAAGGTCAATTAATTCAAAAGGACATTACTATTAACCTTGGATGGAAATTTTACACATCAAATCAGTAGAAAAAGATTTAATATATGGATATTCAACTGCTAGTCCTGACTGGCCAaccacaaaatatattatattccaCACGGGATGTGTGTTATTCAGCTTTCCCCAGGCTGATTGCCCTCACAAACCGAATGCTTATTGTGGTCGCATTTCCTCCCACATCTCATTTAGCGACAACAACGGATCGGATTTGGGgcgaattttcaaaaacccaaacccgaacttGACTACCGAAACCAAAACCGAAAACCGAAACCGAAACCGAAACCGAAACCGAaaccgaaacccgaacccgaaacagtTGGGTTTTGAAAATTCATAACCAATACCGAACccaaaaacccgaacccaaaagcAATAATTTTCCTTTACCAAATTTCAAAACATATCATACTCAAACCTAAATTTTCAaagtacaaatttaattttttatatattatataacataaAACCGGTTCGGGTTTGATTTGGGCTCGGACTCGGGCTTGGGCTCAGGCTTAGGTTGGGGTCGGATACAGATATAAACCATACCCAAACCTGAATCCGTCaggttttcattttttatactCGTAACCAAAACCATACAGTTTAGCATCGGTTAAACCGCCCCCGTTCGTGTTTGGGTTCGGGTAAAATCTTGGGTATCCACACCAATTGACATCCCTAGTCTCATTGGATTCAAATAGCAGTATTATTTTTCAACTAAGGAGATAGTGGTCTCTTATCTGCAAGTCATAACAGATAGATATTCAATGTATGAGAAAACTGCATGTTTGGACCTTTTCTTTATATCTTCCATAACTGTATCAACTACATTGAAGGGGAATTTCTTTCCACGTAGCTTCTTTCGTAGCTCAGCACCTGTGAATGCTCTGTTTCAAAAGAGCACGGGAAACCTCTCAACATAGTATCTTGATTATTTTCAATAGAAAGAataacaaggaaaaaaaaaaaaaaacacatgcaCAACTTACATGAGGACTAACATTTCTTGAGTAATATGATTTTTACAGTCAAAATCTTGAATTTGCTTATATAGGGCATTAACCTCCTATAGCACTAGTAATTCCTAATAAGTTAACGAAGTATGTACAAGAGAAGTGCATGTTTATGACATATGTTTCCTCTTTATGTTAAGAACGATAGTATCTGATGGCTAGGTTATACTTTTTCAAAGAAACAAAGGAATCATTcctcactttttctttttcttattttagaagTAAAGTGCTGTTAATTTCTACcttgaatattttaattttcaaatgtaatagtTATAGTGTAAGTAGTTTAAGATGAGACGCACAAATAAATCAAGTAATAACAACGGGAATCATCTATTGCAAAAAGTTGTTCAGAAAAGACCTTAACAAAGACGTAATTAATTTTCATGTGCAAGTAACCAAGTTGATTAACTACATAGCCCCTGTTCTTTTCCGATAAGTATAGCTTGTTTCTAGAGATCTTACACATGAAAAGTAgatgaagaaaataaaaaggttaaGACTACCAAAAGTCATAGATGAAAACTAATAATTATAAAGTATTACTTCTAACCTCCCAGC
Protein-coding regions in this window:
- the LOC109718801 gene encoding uncharacterized protein LOC109718801 isoform X1; protein product: MAVFIANRSFQICLKLHSRYLLTWSERQYRCSTHVKYISKDQKQAKRSYRALGSVRGARINESEDRLSDAKTLNSSSIFKQVEQLSYDDDDSATANEFIECDYSNDSELLSCEESNSSGRNETNKKTIQDAEKVAIELLAGRAFTGAELRKKLRGKKFPFNVVDTVMEDIKKRGLLNDGLYAESFSQSRWLSSTWGPRRIKQALLQKGVTAEEADKATKKVFEEEIDRNNNKSSNEHTEHGMLQLSMDRLFLQASKQWLRGRSSPPENQRARMIRWLQYRGFNWRVTNTILRRLESQYPP
- the LOC109718801 gene encoding uncharacterized protein LOC109718801 isoform X2, which gives rise to MKVKIDYLMPKPAFSLGDNLCLLANITYCTNLQKSMKNVNSSSIFKQVEQLSYDDDDSATANEFIECDYSNDSELLSCEESNSSGRNETNKKTIQDAEKVAIELLAGRAFTGAELRKKLRGKKFPFNVVDTVMEDIKKRGLLNDGLYAESFSQSRWLSSTWGPRRIKQALLQKGVTAEEADKATKKVFEEEIDRNNNKSSNEHTEHGMLQLSMDRLFLQASKQWLRGRSSPPENQRARMIRWLQYRGFNWRVTNTILRRLESQYPP